In Streptomyces sclerotialus, the DNA window CGTCCGTGAACAGAGCCTGGAGGCCGAGGAACGGCGAGCCGTGGTGCACGCCGCGCTCCTCGCGCATCTGCCGGTAGACGTCGGCCGCGTCCACGGCGTGCGGGAACTGCGCCAGCAGGGACCGCGGGTCGCAGCCCTCCGGGACGGACTCCTCCCGGGGCGTTCTGTGCAGGCTCGCCTGAGCGTGTTGCACGCTCGTACCGTCGGACGCCGTGCTGACCACCCGCCAGCGGGCGGAGTCCGGGCCTGTCGCCTCGGCGGTGGCGGTGACGGACGTGCCGTCGCCGGCCGGCAGCAGCAGCCGTTCCAGGTCGATGCCGGTGACGCGCAGCCGCTGCGGTCCGGAGGCGTACAGGTCGGCGGCCGCGGCGACGGCCATCTCGCACAGCGCGGCGCCGGGTACCACCACGACGTCGTTGACGCGGTGCGTGTCCAGCCAGGGCAGCGTCGTCGGGGTGATACGGGTCTGCCACAGGTGCCGGCCCGCGCCGTCGGGGTCAGCGGTGTGCGGACCGGTGAGCGGGTGCGCACCGGAGCCGGGCAGGGGAGGTGTCCCGGCCGACTGCCGCAGCGGGGAGGGGTCGACGACGTACCGCGTACGTTCCCAGGTGGTCGGCGGAACGTCGGCCAGGGAGCCGTCGCCGTAGCGTTCGGCCCAGTCCAGCGGGTGGCCGGCGCAGTGCAACGCCGCCACGTGGGTGTGGAACGCCGGCGCGTCGTCGGTGTCGCGCAGCAGGGAGGGCACCACCGCACTGTCGCCGTGGCCGTGCGCGGCGAGCGTGGCCTGCACCGGATGGGCCAGCACCGGGTGCGGACCGATCTCCACGAACAGCCGGTGCCCGTCCTCGGCCGCTGCCTGCACCGCGTCGGCGAAGCGCACCTCCCGGCGGAGATTGTCCGACCAGTACGCGGCGTCGAAGGCGGTGTGGTCGCGCGGATCGTCGGTGACGGTGCTGTAGAACGCCGTGCCCGGTGTCCTTCCGGTGACACCGGCGAGCGCGTCGGCGAGGTCGGGCAGGACGGGATCCATGTGCGCGGTGTGCGAGGCCACGTCCACCTCGACCACGCGGATGCCCACGCCGCGCGCGTCCCACTCCTCGGCGAGCCGGCGGATACGGTCGGCGTCGCCGCCGATGACGGTGTTCTCCGGAGACGCGACGACCGCGACGGTCACTCCCCGCACTTCCTGTTCGGTCAGCAGCCGTTCCACCTCGGCACGGCTCAGGGCGACCGAGGCCATCAGGCCCTGCCCGGCGGTCCGCAGGATCAGCCGCGACCGCCGGCAGATGACCCGTACCCCGTCCCGGACGCTCAGCGCGCCCGATGCCACCGCGGCGGCCACCTCACCCATGGAGTGGCCGATGACGGCCGCCGGCTCGACGCCGTGGGACCGCCACATCGCCGCCAGACCCAGCTGAACGGCGAAGATCACCGGCTGCACCCGGTCGAACCCGGTCACCACCTCCGGCCGGCACAGGGTCTCCCGCAGGGAGAAGCCGGACTCCTCGGCGACCAGCGGTTCGAGTGCGTCGATGACCCGGGTGAACTCCGGGTCGCGGTCCAGCAGTCCCTGGCACATACCCGCCCACTGCGAGCCGTGCCCCGAGAAGACCCACACCACGCCCTGCCCGGCGTCCGGCACCGCCCGGCCGGTCGCCACCCCGGCAGGCGACGCGCTTCCGGCCGCCAGCTCTTCCAGCCGCGCCACCAGCTCCGTACGGTCGGCCGCGACGACAGCGGCGCGTTCCCGGGCGGGCGAACGGCGTACCGCCAGTGTGTGCGCCACGTCGCCCAACGGGACCCGCGTCCCTTCCCCGCGCAGCCACTGCGCCAGCCGGCCGGCCGCGGACCGCAACGCCACCGGAGTACCGGCGGACAGCGGGAAGACGCGCAACGACTCCTCGGCGTCATCGTTGCGCACCGGGGCCGGCCCGCCGTACGGCGCCGGGCGGGTGGCGCGGCGCCGTACGGCAGGCGAGGCGGGAGGCTGCTCGACGACGACATGGGCGTTGGTACCGCTGATGCCGAAGGAGGACACGGCGGCCAGCCGGGCGCCGCTCCGTACCGGCCACTCGGTGGTGTCGGTGGGCACGAACAGCCGGGTGCCGCTGGGGTCGATCTGCGGATTCCAGTCGCGGAAGTGCAGACTCGCCGGCACCAGGCCTTCCCGCAGGGACGCGATGGCCTTCAGCAGGCCCGCCACGCCCGACACCGGTTCGGTGTGACCGATGTTCGTCTTCACCGAACCCAGCGCGCACCGGTCCCGGCCCTTGCCGTACACCGCTGCCACCGCATTGAACTCGATGGGGTCACCCACCGCCGTGCCCGGGCCGTGCGCCTCCACCATGCCGATGTCACCGGCCTCGACGCCCGCGCGCTCCAGCGCCAGACGGTAGAGGTCGATCTGCGCGGGCTCCGACGGAGCGCTCAGCCGCGTGCCCCGGCCGTTCTGGTTGACCGCCGTGCCGCGCAGTACGGCCAGTACCCGATCACCCTGCCGTACCGCGTCCGACAACCGCTTGAGTACGACCACACCGCAGCCTTCGCCGCGTACGTAGCCGTCCGCGGCGGCGTCGAAGGCGTGACAACGGCCGGTGGGGGAGAACACGCCCCACAGCGCGGGAGCGGTGACCCCCTCCGGGCCCAGAGTCAGCATCGAAGCCCCGGCCAGTGCGACGTCCGTCTCGCCGGTCCGCAGGCTCTGACAGGCGGTGTGCACCGCGACCAGCCCCGAGGCACAGGCGCTCTCCACGACGACCTGAGGGCCCTTCAGGTCGAGCATGAACCCCACCCGCCCGGGGCCGATGCTGTCGAAACCCGTGTACATGGCGTAGGCGTTGACCTCTTCCAGGGGCCGCTGCACGCGGAGCAGGTAATCCTTCTGATAAATCCCGAAGAACATGCCCGTCGGCGTGCCCGACAGCCGCTGGGCCGGAATCCCGGCGTGCTCGATGGCCTCCCAGACCACTTCGGACAGCAACCGGTGCTCGGGATCCACCCAGGGTGCTTCCTGGGCATTGATCCCGAAGAACTCCGGCTCGTAGGCGTAGACGTCGTCGTCGAGGAAACATCCGTACCGCAGCCGGGACGCCACCTGCTCGGGCAGCCCGGCCAGTTCCGCCTGCTCCCACCGCTCCGTGGGAACCGCGCGCGCCGTGTCCCGACGTGCCATCAGCAACCGCCACAACGAGGTGAGCGAACTGACCTCCCCCGGGAACCGGCAGGCAGCCCCGACAACCGCGACCGGCTCGTCCTGCCCCGCTCCCGATTCCGCGGTACCAGGCTCCGCGATACCGAGCGGCTCCGTGACACCCGGTTCTGCGCTGCCAGTTCCTGCGACACCGGGTCCTGCGCTGCCGGGCTGTGCACGCATGGCTGTCCGTCCCTCGATCTTGTAAGGCACTGGCCATTTCGGCACACGTGGCGGTGCCTGCCAAGGACGAACCGGCTGCGAGCGGTTGCGTGTCGAAGAACGCCCAACACTCCAATGCACCAAGTTCAGCCGTTCAGCCGCCTGGGCGGGGCGTTCAACAGCCCATCGCATTACTGATGGCGGGCCTTTTCACCGGGAGAGGTGCGCCTTCACGGGAGAGGTTCGCACTCAGCGTGCGCCTTGATGAGTGCGTAGGACCGAATGCGGTCGCGGAGGTCGTGGACGGGGGTGGTCAGCATCAGTTCGTCCGCTCCGGTCTGCGCAACCAGTTCGTTGAGCCGGCCGACCACGAACTGGGGCGTACCGACGGCCTGCTGTGCACGGAAGGCGGCCAGCGCCTTCCGCTCTCGCGCCGTGAAGGGATGCGCGGCCGCGTCCGCAGGCGTGGGGAAGGGCGTCTCACTCAACCCCTTGAGCAGCCCGGCTTTGACGACGTTCATCGGTCCGGCCCGCCACACGGCTTCCTCTTCCGTCTCGGCACACACCGCCTCCACGCACAGCAGCACCCGGGGCCGCTCGCACCAACGGGACGGGGTGAACGCGGCGCGGTAACGCTCCAGAACCGCGAGGGTGTTGTCCGGCCGGATGTGGTGTGCGACGGCGACCGGCAGGCCGAGCTCCGCGGCGAGCGCCGCCCCCGCGGTGCTGGAGGCCAGCAGCCAAGGCTCCGGCAGCGAACCGAGCGCGACGTCGTCGGCCAGAAAGGACAGGACCGCCGCCACGTCGCCCTGGTACTCCTCATCCGTCGCCGGCCCGGCACCACGGCGAAGCGCCCGTGCGGTGGCTTCGTCGAAGGTGCCAGGGCCGCGACCGATGCCCAGGTCGATGCGGTCCTCGTGCAAGGCCGCCAGCGTCCCGAACTGCTCCGCCAGCGCGAGGGGGAGTGGTTGGGGGCCAGTACTCCGCCGGACCCCAGACGGATGACCGAGGTCAGAGCGGCAGCGTGCGCGGTCAGCACCACCGGTGGGAACGCGCCGATCGCGGGCGAGTGATGATGCTCGGCGTACCAGATACGGCGATAGCCCAGCCGCTCCAGTCCCTGTGCGAAGGCCGCGGTGTCGCGCAGGGTGTCCACGGCACGGGTGCCTGCTTGCACCATCGCGACTTCGAGAGCTGAAAGAGGTACGTCGACGTCGACCATGTCGTCAGCATAGAGATCATGCGTTCGAGGCGGGAGCGATACTGATTCTCTTCTGCCGTCCTCTGCCGTCCTCTGCCGTCCTCTGCCGTCTTCTGCCGTCCGGACGCCGTTCGCGTTCAGTCCGTCGCGGCCTGCGCCGCTTCGTCCCAGGCACGGGGGCTGCGGTGGTGATTGGTGTGGCCTGCGGCGAGTACGAAGCGGAGTTCCGCAAGGTGTGGGGTGCCCGCCGGGAGGCGCAGGCGATCGAGGAGAGCGAGTGCGGCTGCCGGCTCCAAGTCGCCGTAGACATCGTGGTAGCTGGTCAGCAAGCCCTTGAACAGCGGTTCGTGCAGAGCCGGGAGCCGAGCGGCGGTGTCGTACGCCTGCCGCTTGACGGGCCAGGGCACAGGGCCCGAGCACGCCAGAACCCGGTCGGCACGGCGGAGCGAGGCACCTGCCCCCTTCGCCACGATGTGGTCGACGCCGTTCCCGAGCACCTCGGCGAAGGCCGTCCCCGCGGTGTCGCGGTCCTCGAACCAGTCCACCCGGAGCGAGTAGGTGATGGCCTCGGCGACCTGCTCCGCCTCCAGCCGTTGCCGGTAGCAGTCCCACAGGACGTCGGCGGGGAAAGACCCCTGCGCGCCGCGGCTCGCGTGCCGGATCTCGGCCGTCACCCAGTATTCGTCGAGGAGATCTACCAGCCCGAAGGCCAACCGCACCTGCTCGGCCGCCTCCAGGGACTTGTCGGTGAACACCTCGCCGGCCCAGGAGTGTGCGATCTCGTTGTGGGTGAGGTGTTGGCCCTGGCCTGGCTCGCTCGCGTCGACCCACCCGTCACCGGCCTCGACGGCACCCCGCCCTGCCAGCCGGCGTCGTGCCTCTTCTGCGGCTTGTGCATCCATGCGAGAAGTACGGCAATCCGGTACTCATGTACACGACCGCGGTTGTACACGGCCGCGGGGTCGCCCCTACCGCACCCAGTCAGCAGAGACAGACCGGCAGTACGTGATCGGTCAGGTTTGTGGTCACATCAGTGCACGCCTCAGACGTCGATGGATAGAACTGGCTGCCATTCTCCAACTAAATGGACGCGTCGCGCTCACCCCGCGCAACAGGCGCTACTGTCCACCGCATCCACCGAGAAGCAGCTCAAGAAACAGTCCGAGAAACAGCTCGAGAGACAGCCCGAGAAGCAGTGCAGCAAACAGGACAGAGAGGCGACAGATGTCTGGTGGTCTCAGGGGGCATCCAGGCATGCTGCCGGTGCAGCAGCTCAGCGCCGGTGATCACGCCTTCGTCAGCTACGGCAGCGATCATGCAGCCCGCGACATCGTCACCACCTTCGCGTGGATGGGACTGGCCCAGCAGGAGAAAGTGGTGATCTTCGCGGCTCCACAGCTGGATGAGGAAGAGGTGTGGGCCCGTATCGAGGCCCCGGGCCGACTGCTGGCCGAGGCGCGTAAAAGTGGGCAACTGAGTGTCAGCAGCATGCGGGCACTCATCCACCCCCACGGACAGTTCACCGCAGCGCGCCAGTGGCAACGCATCGAGGAAGAGACCGAGCAGGCACTCGACGAGGGATACCGGGGCCTGCGCACGTACATCGACATGCACTGGGTGCCCGACCTGAGCGCCGATGTCGATGTGATGATGCACCGCGAAACCCACGCCGATCACCTCTTCACCGATCGCCCGTACACCGAGATCTGCGCCTATGACACGCGGTGGTTCGCCCCCGAAGTGCTGGAGGCGATGCATCACGCACACCCCACCAGCCTCCTCCCGGGGCTGGGCACGCTGCACGCCGACGCGTCCCCGCACGGCGTACGACTGGTGGGCGAGGCGGATGTTGCCACGCGAGAACAGTTCAACATCGCCCTTCGCGAGGCACTGCCCAGCGATGCTGAACCCCGGCAGGTGAGCATCGGCATCGACCTGTCCCGGCTGGTGTTCCTCAGTGCGGCGTGCGCTGAGGACCTGCTGCGACTGACGTGCAGTGCATCCAGACACGAACCTGTTCGCATTCTCTGCCGGCCGCAGCAGGCGAATCTTCTACGGCGTGTCGGTGCCGAGCACCTGTCGCACCTGGTACTGAACGAGGTGAGCAGCTAAATGACACCGCCCGCCCCCGGCGATCCCCCCTCCCACCTCCTCTTCACGACGTCCTTCACTCTGGACGACCTGCCTCACCTGCGGCTGCTCATCGAATTCTTCGCTGCGCAATCGGGGCTTGCCGAACTGATGCGAGCAGAATTCGTCGTAGCCGTGGATGCTGTCGCCACCAGTGCCATCGAGCACGGGGACGGTGGCACGCTGCGCCTTCGGCAAAGCGATGGACGTCTTGAGTGCCAGGTCGGCGATTCAGGTCCCGTATGCGCCGTGGAGAACGTTTCCTCCCGGGCGAACGAGTGCGGGAAAAGCCTGTGGGGATGCGGCTTCGGGCTTGTCAGCCGGCTCACCGACCGTCTCTCGGTCTCCGCCAGCGCGAACGGTGCCACAGTGACCCTGTCCGTGAATCTTCCCTGCTGACTGCTGACTGCTGGCCGCCGGCTACTGACTGCTGCTCGCTGAACTGCCGCGATCTGCTGGTCCTGATCGCTGATCGCTGATCGCTGGTCGCAGGTCGCTGATTGCCGATCACTGATTGCTGATCGTGTGGCAGGAGCCACCCGAATCCACCTGAGTTCACCCGAGTCCATGACAGATGTCATGCGGACGCATGACAGACCGCACTGCCGCGATCTTTGCACCGCCGGGAGTGTGGAGGACATGGACCCAGTCATCGAAACCGTCGGCCTGAGGCGGAGCTACGGGGGCTTCGACGCCGTGCGCGGCATCGACTTCACCGTAGCCGCAGGGGAGCTGTTCGCCCTCCTGGGAACCAACGGGGCCGGTAAGACCTCGACACTCGAACTCCTGGAAGGCCAGGCCCTCCCCACGGACGGCACCGTCCGGGTGCTGGGGCGTGACCCGTTCCACGACCGCGCCGCGGTCCGCCCTCGTATCGGAGTGATGCTCCAGGAAGGCGGCTTCCCGACGGAACTGACGGTCCTGGAGACCGTACGGATGTGGGCGGGCTGCACCAGTGGCGCCCGGCCCGCCGACGAAGCCCTGGAACTGACCAGGCTGAGCGACCGGCGCAAGGTACGGGTCAAGCAGCTCTCCGGCGGTGAACGCCGCCGCCTCGATCTCTCGCTCGCGCTGCTCGGGCGGCCCGAGGTGCTGTTCCTCGACGAGCCGACCACCGGCCTCGACGCCCGGTCCCGCCGCGACACGTGGGACCTGATCCGCGAGCTCAAGAGCCAGGGCACGACCGTGCTGCTCACGACGCACTACCTGGAGGAGGCCGAGCAGCTCGCCGACCGGTTGGCGATCATGCATAAGGGACTGATCGCCACGACCGGGCGGGTCGCCGACGTGGTGGCCGAACGGCCGTCCCGGATCAGTTTCGCGCTGCCCGCCGGCCGCTTCCCGGGGGACCTGCCGCCGCTGCCGCCGATGGGTGTGACCCGGCACGAGACGGTGGGCCGGACGGTGCGGCTGGAGACCCGGGACCTGCAGCGCACCGCGACCGAACTGCTCACCTGGGCCCGCCGCACCGGGGTCGTACTGCACGCCCTCGACGCCCGGTCCGCATCACTGGAGGAGGCCTTCATGGAGATCGCCCAGGGCCTGGAGAACGAGGAGGCGCGATGATGACGACCGCCCCCACTCGCGCGGCCGACGCCCCCACCGCCGGGAACGCCGCCACCTCGTCCACGCGGCGCGGCCTCGTAGCGCGCCTGGGCGCCCTCGGCCGCGCGGAACTGACGCTGCTGGTGCGCAGCCGGGCCGCGCTGTTCACCGCGCTGCTGCTGCCGGCCGTCATGGCCGTTTCGATGCGGGGCATGGTCAAGAGCCTCGACCTCGGCGGTACCGGCCTGTCGTTCGCGACCGTCCTGTTGCCCGGCTCGCTGGGAATGGCGCTGTTCTTCGCCGTCTACACCAACCTCGTCGGCGTGTACGTCACGCGGCGCGAGAGCCTCGTACTCAAGCGGTTGCGCACGGGTGAGGTGCGCGACTGGGAGATCTTCGCCGGCGGTGCGCTCCCGGCGTTGCTGCTGGCGCTGGTGCAGTGTGTACTTCTGTCCGTCGGCCTGACGGCGGTCCTGGACGCCCCCGCACCGGCGGCCCCGCACCTGGTGGTCCTCGGCCTGCTGGCCGGTGCGGCGATGCTCGTGGTCGGGGCTGCGCTGACGGCGTCCTTCACCCGGACGGCGGAGAGCGCGCAGCTGACGTTCCTACCGTTCATGCTGGTGAGCATGGCCGGCTCGGGGCTGTTCCTGCCGCGTGAGGTGCTGCCAGGTGTGGCGGCCGACATCAGCGCCTGGCTGCCGTTCTCGCCCGTCATGGATCTTCTGCGGGGCGGCTGGACCGGAGGCCTGGACGTCGCGGACCAGGCCCGTCCGGTACTCACCGCACTGGCCTGGACAGGTGTGACGGCGCTCGCCGTGCGGCAGTGGTTCCGCTGGGGCCCGCGCCATTGAGTACAGTACAGCGGTCCCGGGACGAGGGATGGGGACCATGAGCGTGAACGACTGGGTGGAACGGCTCGGCGGCCCGGACGGCCCCGACCGCTACCGCCGCTACGCACTCGGCAGCCTCGCCTACTTCGCCGTCTTCGGGGTCGGCATGTGGGCGCTCTGGGTGGGGCAGACGGATGCCGCGGCGGCCACGCTCGTATCCGTGACGGTGCTGGCCGCGGCCCACATCGTGACCCAGTTGCTGCTCTCCCGCGCCGCCCTGCGCCACTATCTCGCCGCGGGTCCGCGGCCGGACCGGCTGGTGGTGCTGTACACGATCGTGACCGTGGCCATGGCCGCCCTGGGATGTGCGCTGCTGGCCACCGGCCGTATCGGCGGCAAGAGTCTGGCGCCCTACATGTTGTGGCTGCTGATGTTCTACGCCGGCCCTGTCGCGCTGGCCCTGCCGGTCCGCGCCGGAGCGACGCTGATCGCGGTGTTCTCGGTCTCCGCCGCGGCGGGCAGCCTGGCGGCGGGGCTCACCGGAACGGAGCTGGCGCTCGTGCTCGGCGCCGCCGTGTTCATGGCGCCGTTCATGGCCGTGGCGTTCCGGCTCACCGGCTGGAGCGTCCAGCTGGTGGAGAAACTGGCCGCGGCACGCGAGACGCAGGCACGCCTGGCCGTCGCGGAGGAGCGGCTGCGCTTCGGCCGCGACCTCCATGACGTACTGGGCCGCAACCTCGCGGTCGTGGCCCTGAAGAGCGAACTCGCGGTGCAGCTGGCGCAGCGCGGCCGGCCCGAAGCGGTCGACCAGATGGTGGAAGTGCAGCGCATCGCGCAGGAATCCCAACGGGAGATCCGATCGGTGGTACGGGGGTACCGCACCGCCGACCTGCACACCGAGCTCGTCGGCGCCCGCTCCGTACTGGAGGCGGCCGGCATCACCTGCCGCATCGAGGAGGGGCCGGCAGCCCGGCTGCCCGACGACGTACAGGCCGCACTCGGCTGGGTGGTGCGAGAGGGCACCACGAACGTGCTCCGCCACGCGCAGGGCGCCTCGCGCTGCACCGTGTCGCTGCGCACCGAAGGCATGGGCACCGAAGGCACGGGCACTGAAGGCACGGGCACTGAAGGCACGGGCACTGAAGGCACGGGCGCGGTGACGCTGGTGATGGAGAACGACGCCGCGCCTGTCGTCGGCGGCGGTGCCGGTACGGGCCTGTCCGGACTGCAGGAACGCCTGACCGCGCTGAACGGGACACTGACCACGGAGAGGCTTCCCGGTGGCGACTTCCGCCTGATTGCACACATCCCGTTGGAGGAAGGCCAATGATCAGGGTCCTGCTGGCGGAGGACGAGCATCTCATCCGGGGCGCGCTCGCCTCCCTCCTCGCCCTGGAGGACGACGTCAGCGTCGTCGCGGAGGCGGGAACGGGCGACGAAGCGCTGGCAATGGCCCGGGCGCACCGCCCCGACGTGGCCGTGCTCGACCTCCAGATGCCGGGGCTGGACGGCATCACGGTCGCCGCGCAGCTGCGCGACGCCGTCCCCGAGTGCTCCTCGATGATCGTCACCAGCCACGCGGACCCCGGAGCGCTGAAACGCGCGCTGAGCGCGGGCGTGCGCGGTTTCGTACCCAAGACGGTGTCGGCACAGCAGCTGGCGGAGATCATCCGCACGGTGTGCGCGGGCGGCCGCTACGTCGACCAGGAACTGGCCGCCGACGCCATCGCCGCCGGCGAGTCCCCGCTGACGCCCCGCGAGGCGGAACTGCTGGCGTACGCCGAGAACGGAGCACCGGTCGGCGACATCGCCGCGCGGGCCTCGCTGTCCGCCGGAACGGTCCGCAACTACCTCTCGTCCGCCGCGATGAAACTCGGCGCGGCGAACCGC includes these proteins:
- a CDS encoding ABC transporter ATP-binding protein → MDPVIETVGLRRSYGGFDAVRGIDFTVAAGELFALLGTNGAGKTSTLELLEGQALPTDGTVRVLGRDPFHDRAAVRPRIGVMLQEGGFPTELTVLETVRMWAGCTSGARPADEALELTRLSDRRKVRVKQLSGGERRRLDLSLALLGRPEVLFLDEPTTGLDARSRRDTWDLIRELKSQGTTVLLTTHYLEEAEQLADRLAIMHKGLIATTGRVADVVAERPSRISFALPAGRFPGDLPPLPPMGVTRHETVGRTVRLETRDLQRTATELLTWARRTGVVLHALDARSASLEEAFMEIAQGLENEEAR
- a CDS encoding sensor histidine kinase; protein product: MSVNDWVERLGGPDGPDRYRRYALGSLAYFAVFGVGMWALWVGQTDAAAATLVSVTVLAAAHIVTQLLLSRAALRHYLAAGPRPDRLVVLYTIVTVAMAALGCALLATGRIGGKSLAPYMLWLLMFYAGPVALALPVRAGATLIAVFSVSAAAGSLAAGLTGTELALVLGAAVFMAPFMAVAFRLTGWSVQLVEKLAAARETQARLAVAEERLRFGRDLHDVLGRNLAVVALKSELAVQLAQRGRPEAVDQMVEVQRIAQESQREIRSVVRGYRTADLHTELVGARSVLEAAGITCRIEEGPAARLPDDVQAALGWVVREGTTNVLRHAQGASRCTVSLRTEGMGTEGTGTEGTGTEGTGTEGTGAVTLVMENDAAPVVGGGAGTGLSGLQERLTALNGTLTTERLPGGDFRLIAHIPLEEGQ
- a CDS encoding MEDS domain-containing protein, with translation MLPVQQLSAGDHAFVSYGSDHAARDIVTTFAWMGLAQQEKVVIFAAPQLDEEEVWARIEAPGRLLAEARKSGQLSVSSMRALIHPHGQFTAARQWQRIEEETEQALDEGYRGLRTYIDMHWVPDLSADVDVMMHRETHADHLFTDRPYTEICAYDTRWFAPEVLEAMHHAHPTSLLPGLGTLHADASPHGVRLVGEADVATREQFNIALREALPSDAEPRQVSIGIDLSRLVFLSAACAEDLLRLTCSASRHEPVRILCRPQQANLLRRVGAEHLSHLVLNEVSS
- a CDS encoding SDR family NAD(P)-dependent oxidoreductase; the protein is MRWAVERPAQAAERLNLVHWSVGRSSTRNRSQPVRPWQAPPRVPKWPVPYKIEGRTAMRAQPGSAGPGVAGTGSAEPGVTEPLGIAEPGTAESGAGQDEPVAVVGAACRFPGEVSSLTSLWRLLMARRDTARAVPTERWEQAELAGLPEQVASRLRYGCFLDDDVYAYEPEFFGINAQEAPWVDPEHRLLSEVVWEAIEHAGIPAQRLSGTPTGMFFGIYQKDYLLRVQRPLEEVNAYAMYTGFDSIGPGRVGFMLDLKGPQVVVESACASGLVAVHTACQSLRTGETDVALAGASMLTLGPEGVTAPALWGVFSPTGRCHAFDAAADGYVRGEGCGVVVLKRLSDAVRQGDRVLAVLRGTAVNQNGRGTRLSAPSEPAQIDLYRLALERAGVEAGDIGMVEAHGPGTAVGDPIEFNAVAAVYGKGRDRCALGSVKTNIGHTEPVSGVAGLLKAIASLREGLVPASLHFRDWNPQIDPSGTRLFVPTDTTEWPVRSGARLAAVSSFGISGTNAHVVVEQPPASPAVRRRATRPAPYGGPAPVRNDDAEESLRVFPLSAGTPVALRSAAGRLAQWLRGEGTRVPLGDVAHTLAVRRSPARERAAVVAADRTELVARLEELAAGSASPAGVATGRAVPDAGQGVVWVFSGHGSQWAGMCQGLLDRDPEFTRVIDALEPLVAEESGFSLRETLCRPEVVTGFDRVQPVIFAVQLGLAAMWRSHGVEPAAVIGHSMGEVAAAVASGALSVRDGVRVICRRSRLILRTAGQGLMASVALSRAEVERLLTEQEVRGVTVAVVASPENTVIGGDADRIRRLAEEWDARGVGIRVVEVDVASHTAHMDPVLPDLADALAGVTGRTPGTAFYSTVTDDPRDHTAFDAAYWSDNLRREVRFADAVQAAAEDGHRLFVEIGPHPVLAHPVQATLAAHGHGDSAVVPSLLRDTDDAPAFHTHVAALHCAGHPLDWAERYGDGSLADVPPTTWERTRYVVDPSPLRQSAGTPPLPGSGAHPLTGPHTADPDGAGRHLWQTRITPTTLPWLDTHRVNDVVVVPGAALCEMAVAAAADLYASGPQRLRVTGIDLERLLLPAGDGTSVTATAEATGPDSARWRVVSTASDGTSVQHAQASLHRTPREESVPEGCDPRSLLAQFPHAVDAADVYRQMREERGVHHGSPFLGLQALFTDGAAEQSATAEQPAKGPGSRLLARVRVPDEGRAGAQALHCHPVALDTCLQAVAGVVLRTGTVPAGGILPRRIEALRLYGTVPLSGYCLVTLQCADRDRYIADFRLWDDDGTVVADATGVEFHHVPAESAEERFARRLLRTCWEPCEPGEPGERPASTAVTGGSWTLLVEPGREAYATALSEALEQRGAAVDVRTLPLGEASEDAPATSVPPEPGGPAPQAVVYLPAPGTAPDVASPDVASPERRAREQVARLVETARRLAGAGGPAAPRLWTVTCTAQQVVPEDRPDLGQAGLRGLVRVLSYEHPELHPSVLDVDTGAQTSVTDGRTSVEAVAAELLSCPEEQDEIAYRCGTRYLARLRSAPLEERERRRSTVDRGRDRVALHLARAGDLDSFELVGRPRRRPGAGEIEVRVDATSVNFINVLQAMGVYQRFDAGDEHQGGTDVCAFDGAGVVTAVGEGVRGVREGDRVAAMFVEGGEDGTGKGTGAGARPVLMSSFATVRADCVLPVPDAVSTHDAAALPCAYLTAWYGLRHLARLRPGEKVLIHSASGGTGLAALHLARACGAEVLATAGTEAKREYLRGLGVRHVMDSRTLDFADQVRDLTDGRGVDVVLNSLTGPAQAAGLDLLAHRGRFLELGKRDIYANTRLGLLPFRRNVTFAGIDVLMMLRQDPDLLAEGYRELTGMLADGTLPLLPVTGHPVTEASSAFHTMASARHTGKLVLTWPTEGTDTFPVRPEDVPVVRPDASYLVTGGLGGLGLLVARWLAERGAAAVVLTSRSSPTAAVRTALDTLTAAFGTRVEVVNGDLAEPGVADTLVRAAADTGHPLRGVVHAAAVVEDATVANLSADLLEKVWRPKVTGAWLLHHAVARAAGGAELDWWVTFSSAASLLGNPGQGAYAAANAWLDEFTSWRRSQGLPATCINWGPWAEAGRGTGMAERGYAMIAPQEGITALERLLSHDRDRTAYTPLDLSRWLDSYPDTARTSFFAELAAATGGGADSTGGAARSALLESLRETDDPQRRQQLLLPQVVEHIAAVLRLATDRFDANTSLVTLGLDSLMAIALRNRLQRELTLDIPTTVMWTHPTASALTRYLLNRLHPERTEQVRPAGQVQPAGQVQPAGQVQPAGRVQPAEQSATSS
- a CDS encoding ABC transporter permease — encoded protein: MMTTAPTRAADAPTAGNAATSSTRRGLVARLGALGRAELTLLVRSRAALFTALLLPAVMAVSMRGMVKSLDLGGTGLSFATVLLPGSLGMALFFAVYTNLVGVYVTRRESLVLKRLRTGEVRDWEIFAGGALPALLLALVQCVLLSVGLTAVLDAPAPAAPHLVVLGLLAGAAMLVVGAALTASFTRTAESAQLTFLPFMLVSMAGSGLFLPREVLPGVAADISAWLPFSPVMDLLRGGWTGGLDVADQARPVLTALAWTGVTALAVRQWFRWGPRH
- a CDS encoding ATP-binding protein, whose product is MTPPAPGDPPSHLLFTTSFTLDDLPHLRLLIEFFAAQSGLAELMRAEFVVAVDAVATSAIEHGDGGTLRLRQSDGRLECQVGDSGPVCAVENVSSRANECGKSLWGCGFGLVSRLTDRLSVSASANGATVTLSVNLPC
- a CDS encoding response regulator transcription factor, translated to MIRVLLAEDEHLIRGALASLLALEDDVSVVAEAGTGDEALAMARAHRPDVAVLDLQMPGLDGITVAAQLRDAVPECSSMIVTSHADPGALKRALSAGVRGFVPKTVSAQQLAEIIRTVCAGGRYVDQELAADAIAAGESPLTPREAELLAYAENGAPVGDIAARASLSAGTVRNYLSSAAMKLGAANRHVAARIARERGWL